A section of the Nitrospiria bacterium genome encodes:
- a CDS encoding urate hydroxylase PuuD, whose protein sequence is MNAAALDLFFRWGHFLSGITWIGILYYFNFIQVPFLKAVSADGKAEAFKHLVPRALLWFRWSALATWLFGVFLLGSQGRLGSAFLLQGEDAVIGMGAWLGTIMFVNVWAIIWRNQKKVLGMVPATPEEKAKAGRVALLASRTNTMLSIPMLFFMAASGHAPAGLF, encoded by the coding sequence ATGAATGCAGCCGCACTGGATCTTTTTTTTCGATGGGGGCATTTTCTTTCAGGAATCACTTGGATTGGAATTCTCTACTATTTTAATTTTATTCAAGTCCCTTTTCTAAAGGCGGTTAGTGCCGATGGAAAGGCTGAGGCGTTCAAACATTTGGTCCCCCGGGCTCTTTTATGGTTTCGTTGGTCGGCGTTAGCCACCTGGTTATTTGGTGTATTCCTCCTTGGTTCCCAGGGACGTCTCGGCTCCGCTTTTCTCCTCCAAGGTGAGGATGCGGTGATCGGGATGGGTGCCTGGTTGGGAACCATCATGTTTGTTAATGTCTGGGCCATCATCTGGAGGAACCAAAAAAAGGTTCTGGGAATGGTGCCCGCCACCCCTGAAGAAAAGGCAAAGGCAGGTCGCGTGGCCCTTTTGGCCTCCAGGACAAACACAATGCTCTCTATTCCAATGCTCTTTTTTATGGCCGCCTCCGGACATGCTCCAGCCGGCCTATTTTAG